The following coding sequences are from one Salvia hispanica cultivar TCC Black 2014 chromosome 3, UniMelb_Shisp_WGS_1.0, whole genome shotgun sequence window:
- the LOC125217098 gene encoding G-type lectin S-receptor-like serine/threonine-protein kinase At1g11330, with protein MMKTPNKASSCRSIMVWICITLCLSIIKLVSSTDTLRQGDTLNSTSQLDSRNGLFTLRFYTPEADLLSNNTYIAVVFNRGQNAPVDHKAVWIANRDDPVFTNSTPVLTLGTRGDLTITRDGGDPIYIYTVPSQTTTNNITATLTDTGNFILLSNGTQVLWQSYDHPTDTLLSGMKLSANTKITSWLTPSNPAPGPFTLEWDPNQGELVIRRRGMAYWRSGRLVDYDSNYFKNVKIFENFYSDIDPFNFNYNLTSEGDYFMYTVIQVEGLTMDSRKVTSGWQLDEVGNITTIDDRGITLVMASVCYGYNSGDDLYDKGCELWEQPKCLKQHQVVDLRSGYFTHANNTPVGRAYDNNANLSLSDCRDACWKWDDCECGGYQGGDGYGCSYWIGRDLKWVQDNSGNWEKSYVIQSSPKAKAKYIGIILGVFSAILLLILALVLLIMRNRKAKREEELQELLTLEGYTGSYELEIKGANGHQLKLFTYASIISATNNFSSKNKLGEGGFGPVYKGRTREGQDIAVKLLSQKSGQGLLEFKNELILISELQHVNLVKLIGFCIHKDDKMIIYDYMPNKSLDCFLFSPSGRERLDWEKRFNIIEGTAQGLVYLHKHSRLKIIHRDMKPNNILLDQNMTPKISDFGLARIFKEDASEVNTNRRVGTYGYMAPEYAMQGIFSVKSDVYSYGVLVLEIVSGRRNGSFHEIEGPLSIVEYAWELWRKDDALQLMDPMLRESCVLEQLQKCIHIGLLCVENHAVDRPNIEDVLFMLKNETATLPMPKNPSFITRNSVFQQVDKATPQQSSENQVTLSQMQGR; from the exons ATGATGAAGACTCCCAACAAAGCTTCATCCTGCAGATCAATTATGGTATGGATATGTATCACACTCTGTCTCAGCATCATCAAACTAGTTTCCTCCACCGACACTCTGAGACAAGGAGACACTCTGAACTCGACGTCTCAACTCGATTCCCGCAACGGCCTCTTCACCTTACGCTTCTACACCCCTGAAGCCGATCTGCTCTCAAACAACACTTACATAGCAGTCGTGTTCAACCGCGGCCAGAACGCTCCTGTTGATCACAAAGCAGTCTGGATTGCCAACCGGGACGACCCTGTCTTTACAAACTCCACTCCCGTGCTGACCCTCGGTACCAGAGGCGACCTCACCATCACCCGCGATGGAGGCGATCCCATCTACATCTACACCGTCCCATCCCAAACCACTACAAATAACATAACCGCCACACTCACGGATACAGGGAATTTCATACTTCTCTCAAATGGTACTCAAGTGCTATGGCAGAGCTATGATCACCCCACAGACACCCTTCTATCAGGAATGAAGCTATCAGCAAACACCAAGATCACTTCATGGCTCACGCCGTCTAATCCCGCGCCCGGCCCTTTCACTCTGGAGTGGGACCCGAATCAAGGCGAGCTGGTCATTAGACGGCGAGGGATGGCCTACTGGAGGAGCGGACGCCTCGTGGACTATGACTCCAACTATTTTAAGAATGTCAAGATATTCGAGAATTTCTATTCGGACATTGATCCTTTTAACTTCAACTATAACTTAACCAGCGAAGGAGACTACTTCATGTATACAGTGATCCAAGTTGAAGGGCTGACGATGGACAGCCGGAAGGTTACTTCAGGGTGGCAGCTTGACGAGGTGGGGAACATAACGACCATCGATGACAGGGGTATCACCTTGGTTATGGCCAGCGTTTGCTATGGTTACAACTCTGGTGATGATTTATACGACAAAGGGTGTGAGTTGTGGGAGCAGCCGAAGTGCTTGAAACAGCATCAGGTGGTTGATCTGAGGTCAGGATACTTTACGCATGCCAACAACACACCAGTGGGTCGAGCATACGACAACAACGCAAACCTTAGCCTGAGTGACTGCAGGGATGCCTGCTGGAAATGGGATGATTGTGAATGCGGGGGCTATCAAGGAGGAGACGGCTACGGCTGCAGCTATTGGATTGGTAGAGATTTGAAGTGGGTACAGGATAATTCAGGCAACTGGGAGAAGAGTTATGTTATTCAATCTTCACCAAAAG CAAAAGCGAAGTATATAGGAATAATCCTGGGTGTATTCAGTGCAATTCTACTGCTTATATTGGCACTTGTTCTTTTGATCATGCGAAATCGTAAGG CGAAAAGGGAGGAAGAATTGCAAGAACTCCTCACACTGGAGGGATACACAGGAAGTTACGAGCTCGAGATCAAAGGAGCCAATGGTCATCAGCTTAAGCTTTTCACTTATGCATCCATCATATCTGCCACTAACAACTTCTCCTCCAAAAACAAACTCGGAGAGGGCGGCTTTGGCCCTGTTTATAAG GGCAGAACAAGAGAGGGCCAAGACATAGCAGTGAAGCTTCTTTCGCAAAAGTCAGGACAAGGCTTGCTTGAGTTCAAAAATGAGCTCATACTCATCTCTGAGCTCCAGCATGTCAACCTTGTTAAGCTTATAGGATTTTGCATTCACAAAGATGacaaaatgattatatatgaCTACATGCCTAACAAAAGTCTGGATTGCTTTCTCTTCA GTCCGTCCGGGAGGGAGCGGTTAGATTGGGAGAAACGGTTCAACATCATTGAGGGGACTGCTCAAGGTCTTGTTTATCTTCATAAGCACTCTCGCCTCAAAATCATCCATCGTGACATGAAACCAAACAACATTCTACTTGATCAAAACATGACTCCCAAGATCTCTGATTTCGGCCTTGCAAGAATCTTCAAAGAAGACGCTAGTGAAGTCAACACAAATAGACGCGTTGGGACTTA TGGCTACATGGCCCCCGAGTATGCAATGCAAGGCATATTCTCGGTCAAATCCGATGTGTATAGCTATGGTGTTTTAGTACTTGAGATTGTGAGCGGTAGGAGAAACGGAAGCTTCCATGAGATTGAAGGCCCTTTGAGCATCGTGGAATAC GCGTGGGAGCTGTGGAGGAAAGATGATGCATTGCAACTGATGGATCCAATGTTGAGGGAGTCATGTGTGTTAGAGCAGCTGCAGAAATGCATTCACATTGGGCTTCTGTGTGTTGAAAATCATGCAGTGGATCGACCAAACATTGAAGATGTTTTATTCATGCTCAAAAATGAGACAGCAACTCTGCCAATGCCCAAAAATCCATCATTCATCACAAGAAATAGTGTGTTTCAACAAGTTGATAAAGCTACACCACAGCAGTCATCAGAAAATCAAGTCACACTTTCTCAGATGCAAGGAAGATAG
- the LOC125213991 gene encoding uncharacterized protein LOC125213991, producing MAEISSHQKEAAMATTTPDSHNVAAQDMYKPGGGGGLEDKPSKPELLGWYMYGLCSYFLHTVLIPIVFPLIISQTVSDPPAPPQGWERSYQNVTCKHSEMLLYEELVHRAIKLGGKNVSPLEWTSISWFMGLILSAPVLGIVSILLDYSHYQQLIAGAATIIGAIFCLPAGFFKKSWIFPPYIAIIVAANTIVGAAHARHLGLMIRGFTGSVIPQQQFANRRSFTSRLSLYSTAAGCLGAAIMSSFTYHMFSHKDHFTAMWVVSIFSGLVWGLGLLHIFSTDRATTTYNDAPSHSAPITHVLSIFRYPHAAGSLAGVFLSSFMSMCIFGAALLHAMGYSCFQTKNILFLWLTYFMVPIASLPLVHPLQLAMKLDAEKMQLLGFILSTLASGFGFYYKGAMWTKGNLFFFAAVQGSATGFLHAFGRVLWLDCSPAGKEGAFSVWFSWARALGACAGFAVATSIPGNVGRAFGASFCAGLVGMVILIFGNISSFKGAKAAGHVVKSGKNTPAPEFVADHSKTTVLSEVLAKGKAEV from the exons ATGGCAGAAATCAGCTCGCACCAAAAGGAAGCAGCCATGGCTACTACCACCCCAGACTCTCACAATGTCGCCGCGCAGGACATGTACAAGcccggcggcggaggaggactCGAGGACAAACCCTCCAAACCTGAACTTCTCGGCTGGTACATGTACGGACTCTGCTCCTACTTCCTCCACACCGTCCTCATCCCCATCGTCTTCCCGCTCATTATCAGCCAGACCGTCTCAGATCCGCCGGCCCCGCCGCAGGGCTGGGAGAGGAGCTACCAGAATGTCACCTGCAAGCACAGTGAAATGCTACT ATATGAAGAACTGGTGCACAGGGCAATTAAACTGGGTGGGAAGAATGTATCCCCGCTGGAATGGACTTCGATCTCTTGGTTCATGGGGCTAATTCTTTCAGCGCCTGTATTGGGCATTGTTTCGATCCTCCTTGATTATAGCCACTATCAGCAGCTTATAGCTGGTGCAGCCACCATAATTGGAGCCATCTTCTGCCTCCCAGCCGGCTTTTTCAAGAAGTCGTGGATCTTTCCGCCATACATTGCCATCATCGTGGCAGCAAACACCATTGTTGGTGCAGCTCATGCCCGCCACCTTGGCCTAATGATCCGCGGATTCACAGGCTCCGTCATACCGCAGCAACAGTTTGCAAACAGAAGATCCTTCACCAGCCGGCTGTCCCTCTACTCAACTGCAGCGGGCTGCTTGGGAGCTGCAATCATGTCTTCATTCACATACCACATGTTCAGCCACAAGGACCACTTCACCGCGATGTGGGTTGTTTCCATATTCAGCGGCCTTGTTTGGGGTCTAGGATTGCTCCACATTTTCAGCACAGACAGAGCCACGACAACTTACAACGACGCACCATCACATTCTGCGCCCATAACGCACGTGTTGTCCATCTTCAGATACCCGCATGCTGCAGGGAGTCTTGCTGGAGTTTTCCTATCATCTTTTATGTCAATGTGCATCTTCGGAGCAGCATTGCTTCATGCCATGGGATACAGTTGCTTCCAAACAAAGAACATATTGTTTCTATGGCTAACATATTTCATGGTTCCTATAGCTTCTCTTCCATTGGTACATCCACTTCAGCTAGCCATGAAATTAGATGCGGAGAAGATGCAGCTTCTTGGCTTCATATTGTCTACTTTGGCATCAGGGTTTGGTTTCTATTATAAAGGAGCCATGTGGACTAAAGGCAATCTGTTTTTCTTCGCAGCTGTACAGGGATCTGCCACAG GTTTCCTGCATGCTTTCGGGAGAGTTCTGTGGTTGGATTGTTCCCCGGCAGGTAAAGAAGGTGCATTTTCTGTGTGGTTTTCATGGGCACGAGCACTAGGAGCTTGTGCAGGATTCGCGGTAGCAACTTCCATACCTGGAAATGTTGGCAGAGCGTTTGGAGCATCATTCTGTGCAGGGCTCGTGGGGATGGTTATTCTGATATTCGGAAATATCAGCAGCTTCAAAGGAGCGAAAGCAGCCGGGCACGTCGTCAAAAGTGGGAAGAACACCCCTGCCCCTGAATTTGTTGCTGATCATTCCAAGACTACTGTTTTATCTGAGGTTCTAGCTAAAGGAAAGGCTGAAGTTTAA
- the LOC125213992 gene encoding uncharacterized protein LOC125213992, giving the protein MMQRWCWRLRSLASFASSTHLRPPAAARLLHTCPSLFHKPPIATRSLIAPNFTSHISASTFPSPITHSPLSLIQVRHITVKQRKRKLKSRKPMTPVVSKVKKVKIKGYSSYKGRFRLMNDGQIRRWKEGKRHNAFSKSKKSKRRLRQPGIVPAAYAKVMKKLNFCA; this is encoded by the exons ATGATGCAGAGATGGTGCTGGAGGCTCCGCTCTTTGGCATCCTTTGCTTCCTCTACCCACCTCCGCCCTCCCGCCGCCGCTCGTCTCCTCCACACTTGTCCCAGTTTATTCCACAAACCCCCAATCGCCACTCGTTCTCTAATTGCACCCAATTTTACCTCCCACATCAGCGCCTCCACCTTTCCCTCTCCTATCACACACTCGCCTCTCTCT TTGATCCAAGTACGGCATATCACTGTTAAGCAGAGGAAGAGGAAGTTGAAGAGTAGGAAGCCAATGACTCCAGTAGTTTCCAAAGtcaaaaaagtcaaaatcaaAGGCTACTC GTCTTATAAAGGAAGATTTAGGCTTATGAATGATGGGCAGATCAGGCGATGGAAGGAGGGGAAGCGGCATAATGCATTCTCAAAG TCTAAGAAGTCAAAACGACGACTGAGACAACCTGGTATTGTTCCTGCGGCTTATGCAAAGGTAATGAAGAAGCTAAATTTCTGCGCTTGA